The Acanthochromis polyacanthus isolate Apoly-LR-REF ecotype Palm Island chromosome 10, KAUST_Apoly_ChrSc, whole genome shotgun sequence genome includes the window tgcagaaGAGTCGTGGACACTTAGAGATgtggtctcacctctgagctttgtTCTGCTTCTTCTGTTCCCCCCACAGAGAGCTGTGAGGATCCTCACACTGATCCATGCTGCtgaactcacagcagctcacacacaccgtttaccttcacctgcacaggaaacacATCATTCAGCTCCATCCAATCCTCCTGTTCATCCTGTGTGCTGCACAAACATCAGCTGCTGCTCTTCTATCAGTCCATCACATCTACACAGTGTGACCTGCTGCTGGATCCTGGTCCACATCCATTCTCTCTCTGGGATCATTTAGACAATCTAACAGTTACCAACGCTGTTGGTTTTTGGTGTTCAAACGTCAAaactttctctcttcctgcagCTGTTCATCAAACTCAGAGCCAATAGTtccaaacagctggaaacaacaaacTTCAGCTCCTCACAACATTTTATGGGTCTGATTATTCTCATTATTGGGGAAAATCAATAATCTATAAGCTGTTTGTGTCTGCATTCATCACAGGAAGATGTTGTCATATATGCAGATATATGTTTGGtttgcatttattcatgttcatACTTGGCACAGTTAAGAAAAGGGTGCATGCACATCTCCTATGTCTATTACGGTAGTACGACGTAAGCCCAGAGCTACGGGAGCCGCATTGTTTAATGTGTTAGTGACTGCCAATGCAAACGCACGTATGAGTTGCCTGCTCGTGAGAATAAACATCCTCACGCCACCAAACGCTTCCAAACTTCTTTCAAACATATTACATGGTGTCAGAAGTAAAAGACGGATTCCACCTTCCGGATTccattttgcaaacactgtaaacacacacacacactaatatatgttagagaagcagataatggcagtaaagtcaattattttaataatttgaagagacaatatatgattacactatatatacataaataaacaaaataccgactaatgaacacatttctatataaaacaatagatagaagttatatatcagagaaaatgaatatatataaatcatagatggagtatcaacatcattcacatatatacaggctataatagataaaagttatatatcagagaaaatcatactacatacataaatcatgtatggagtatcaatataatcaatatatcagaaaactgactaatgtgttcattagtcagtattttgtttatatatgtatatattgcttaatcatatattgtctcttcaaattattaaaataattgactttactgccattatctgcttctctaacatatattagtgtgtgtgtgtttacagtgtttgcaaaatacctgtctacagtcgagcttaatatcagaatattctattacctatcattattattatctgtTATTCCCGCTAtggatattaaaatacgccgaaccatttgtcctgtatcatagctacatgtatgacgtttgcagcaaaaaaaataaaattaaaaacgcgtgaaaatcagtttaagatggcggccgtatttctcgctgcggaGCGCCCCGAgcagcgtctactctttattatgtctgtgGAAGGAACACccagtttaaatccatctaCATGTTTACAGTCAGAACAGGAAAATACTCGTATACTATTTTTCGTATCCTTCTTTAGActgttaaatgtgttgtttctaaagttagctttagctgttaGCTTCCTGTGGTTGGTGGATGACGTTAGCTTTAGCTGTTAGCTTCCTGTGGTTGGTGGATGATGTCAGCTGGTCGATGGAACGTCAAATCTAAAACCAGCTGCTGCCGCATGAGTCCAGTCAAAGCTGGAGCTGAATGTTAGCAGAGCTGTGGAgacacatttctgctgctggaactaAACTAACAGCAGCTGGACACAGAGAAAAGGCTCGTTTACTCACCTTCACACGGAGAAAAAGACGCTGCGACACAAAGACGGTGAAAGTGAAACTTTGAGAACCTGTTGAACAGGTAAGTGTGACgtcactgttgtcagggcaacGGAGGAGGAAACGCCTTCAACAGAGAAATTACAGTCTGTCAGCGTCCATGTTGTAGTTTTTGGTCTGTGCTGTAATGAGGTCAACAAAGCAGTGAAATCTgccttttgttcattttctctaaTAGAATAAAGTTGTAACAGATCAGAAAGTGAGTTTGATAAAAATGAAGGTTTGacctgaaatgtggaaaaaaaatgaggatCTCTGGAATGAAGTTTCAGAGAAGTTTCCCCTTATCTTCAGGGCTGTTAGTGACACATAGAATATTATTGAAACTAGTATCAGTCCAGCTGTCACCATGATGTGATCAATACTGATCAGAGACTATTGATCCTAATAATCAGCTGTTGATCAGATCAGGATTTGATATCAGAGTTCACCTGGAGAGTATCAAGATCACACTGATGGACAGAAGaggtaaatactgcagtactgaTGAGTATTagagataaaatactgcagtactgaTGAGTATTAGAGTTAACAGCTTATGGCGTCTATTGACATCTGAGGGTTAACATGAATATGTTCAAtgtaggatggatggatgcatgaaGGATGACtggaagaatggatggatgatggatgcaCATTTTAGTTCACCTGTAAAGTCACtctataaaataaagtttttagtttctgtctctcattgaAGTCTGATCAATGCAGGGTTCTTTAATCTGCAGAAATACAAACTGCTTCCATCAGAAGACAAAACAAGGTACATGGACtgatttttggacatttgttttttttatttttgacaggaTGTGAACACCGATTATTAGGCTAGAAAAGCGCAACAAGCTCACAGTTGACGTTCACAGTAGATCTTCTACCGTTTTGTCCCAGAGTCTTTCAGTTAGAAATCACATCAGAAGCATCCTGTAGTCAACCACTTTCAGATCACTTCAATAAATtagtctatatatatatgtatatggaGATGTTTAGATGTCTTTAAGTGAACAGGTCAATAAAGTTAGATTTGACTGGGCCAGCTAAATTCAAGTATAACTTTAGGTCAGCTCAGTGGTTTAAACACATCATACAAACACTGTGCAGTCCAAATAGTGACGTTAAACTCAACACCAAGGGAAGCCCTGTTAGGTTATCTGCAGTTAAACACAGATacagacagtaaacagaaaGAAACGCTGAGAGTCTGTGTCAAATCCTAAATGTCCAAGCACTTGGAACACTCCACACATGTCTCCTCCAAGATCATTTGGTTTTTGCATAGTTCTTGTGTTGCTCCATTCATACTGAATTACAATTTAAATAGCACATTAAGAACAACTTCTCACACGTTTACAGCGGGGGTTTGCAGCTGTGACAAAGCTCCAGGAGTCTCGTAAGGTGGCAGCACGGGTGGAGGCGGGGTTTCATTGTCCAGAGGTATTTGTCTGTGTTCTCATTGGCCGGTGGGAGCCGCCCGTCTCTGCTGGAACGCCTCCAGCTCCCGCTTGTACCAATCAGGAGCCTCCGGGCCGTTCTTTCCGGTCGCCTCGTGATCGTAACCGTAGGCAACCGTCAGCTCCTCGTCTTTCTGCACGGCCCTCAGGGTTCGGATGCACTTGATCTGGCCAAAACGTGGATGGACAAACCTGCACAAATCCAGGATGGAAACATTTTAATCATCACAATGCGTTCCTCCTGAGAGGCGGAACGTCACGTTCGGTTTGATAAGTACCCACAGAGCAACAGAGACACCAAAACAAACCCAACACATTCATTAACAGCTGTGTCTGGCAGGTCTACAGCTAATCTCACTGGAATGAAATAGTTAACAGAAGAAACTATTAAAGTTTCTGTACTGAAACCCAGTGGAGACGCTTTAACTGTGTGAAATGGAAAATACATGGAAACAATCAGTAGCGCTGCGGGTTAGGGTTACATTGCTGCTGGACTTTTAGAAATCAATTTAACTTCAATGcaaattgctttttaaaaataatgattctatcagaaaaatgctgaatatggAAGTcgcaacaaataagcttaaattctttagaaaagctgccacaaattcaggcattttcagcTGCAACCATCTGGAAAAATGGTGGTGAAATCCTGAAGGGACTGATGCTTTCATCAAAGCTTCCTGCTACTGAACATCTAGCAGACTAACCGCTTCATAGCGTCTGATCTGAGCCAACAGACGGGATCTGATCAGCTGCTGGAGGGTTGCTTCAAACTCACGGCTCGTATTTGCAGTTGGGGGTGAAGGAGTGGTTGGCCTTGTGGCCCAGAGATGCACAGTATCGGTCTGCCTGGTCGAACGGCTGAGGGACGTCGATCACGGTGTCCTCATCCAGGGAGATGGTGTTTCCGTTCAGCGCCCAGTCTCGGCTGTCCACCTGAAGCCAGAAAACCAGACGCATGTTTTTAGTGAAGTAAAACCCGCTGGCTGAGCAGGTAAAGAAGTTAAACTCCACCAACAGAACAATCCACACACGGCTCCAAACGTGAAGGGAGCAGCTGCATCTTTTATCACAGCtttcatgaacaaaaacaaaagtagaaaatcTTTATTGATCTACGATGTGTGATTCAGAGAGAACAAAGTGAGGAGAGGTGAgatcatcttagtccaggttcctcatccagtccagtctggtctccagtggaccagtaaaaccagtaaaaccagtaaaaccagcagaaccaccTAGAAACAACCACAACCCctgatggttcctttgtttagtgctaaaatgttcacatttaaggaattatcttcttactaaacatcatgaacaacctgaaatttatgaagaaaaataagttcagtttcatcaacattcagcctcagtttatcattcacatgaaatatgacaaaaatgagacaaaaaatgagacgaacgacatgaaacaaaacagcaaagagtaaaaaaagtaacaaaaagttaaaaagccacaaaaaatgaacaaacgacaaaaaggagacagaaagttacacaaatgatgcaaagagaaccaaaaatgacaaaagcgagaaacaatttgacaaaaaaaagtagacaaacaacttaagtgaaacaaaaaaacacaaaacgacacacaaaagcacgaaaaagcaaaacacaaaatgacaaaaataagacaaaaacgcAAGTAAgacataaaagaaacacaaaatgacaaaaacaacaaaaacaagacaaaatataacaaaaatgagacacaaaatgacaaaaaaatgagatgaacgacatgaaataaaacagcaaagagtaaaaataagttacaaagcaacaaaaaatggacaaacgacaaaaacgagacagaaaattcTACAGATGAtgcaaacaagaacaaaaatgacaaaagtagacaaacagcgcaagccaaacaaaaaaacaaaagaacaaaagaacaaataaagcaaaacacaagacaaaaataagacaaaaaacacaaacgagacaaaaaggaaacacaagtcgacaaaaacgagaaacaaaacgacaaaaagaacacaaaatattacaaaaataagacacaaaatgacaaaagaacaaagagctCTAGAATGTCTGATAGCTGACATGGGAATAATTCAGTCAGACGTGTTTGAACCTAAACCACATTTGAAATGAACAAGGACGCATGAAGTCCCACCCTGGAAGGGATCAGGACTGGTGATGTCATACCTCAGAGTGTGTGATGCGTACTCCGTTATAAAATGACATCACAGCGTCAGCCTCAGCGTCCATCTTGGCGAACAGACCCTGACCGGCTCCTCGGATCATCGAGTCGGCAACAAACACCCTGAGAGACGGAATGAAGAatgagtcagacaaaaaaagagacacaaaatgacaaaaaaaaacaaaatcaagaaacaaaatgacagaaaaatggacaaaaaaacatgtgagacaaaaaagaaacacaaaatgacaaaaacatgacacaaaagtcagacaaaaaaaataacaaaaacgacacaaaatatgacaaaaatgtgacacaaaggTGTGCAGTCGTGAAAGGGGCTGAAGGAAGTTTTGTGTCGTACCTTTGGTTCTCGTAGGGGTCAGGAAGCAGAAGGTGGGTGGCTATACAGCTGGATGTGGACTTGTCATATGAGTAAACTGGACCTGAAAAACAGAGGATGTCCTGTTACTGTCCAGCTGTGAAATCAGAGCATTACATCGAGTTTCCTGCTCGTTACATTTGATTACTaaggctggacccaaatatccgaatattcgttcgctacggcactatccggatattaattttggtatccgaatattcgccgcCAGTACAAACACATCAGTCCATTTCAGCCACATACAGCGACTAAACACCCATTCTgctgagaaaacacaaacatcagtcTGTCTGATTTCTGAGTCTGTTAGAACATTGGAGCTTTTTAGAGATTCACTCTGAAAGTACCGTATCTATTTGTCTGTACTTtctttttgtgcttatttttgtaaatttgagatttattttgttactttgtgtctgatttcTGTCGTGTTCTATCTTGATTTGTCGTCTTGTTTATGTCTTTTTGCGTCTTGTTTatttcgttttgtgtctcgtttatgtcgttttgtcttgtttatttcgttttgtgtctcgtttatgtcgttttgtgtcttgtttttgttattttgcgtcttgtttttgtcgtcttgcgtcttctgttattttgtgtcgttcatgatgttttgtgtctcacttttgtcacaGACAATCTTGTTACCACAGCAGTGAAACCATTCTCAGACTCCAGTTTGTTGTAGTATTGTTCTGTGTTGTAAAGTTATTAACACAGATGGTGATGTggtgtttcttattttttcatgaTGAGGAATAATCCTAATGAATTTGACTTTTGTCTCAGATTTATTTACACCaccgctgctgaaaaaaaatcctggaggaaacactgaaacatgttCTGTTAAACTTTTAAGTGCAGACATCTGATCCAGCAGTGGGTAATTCTAGCAAAAGAGATGATCCTAAATATCTCCCTGAAACTATGAAGCTTGTAAGCAGAAAAGTGTCATCCGGCTGAGCCTGAGAGGACATTCCAGTCAAGAATTCCTTTTAAACTCTGACTGATTGATTCCCTCTTGACTTACTGTTGGGTGCGATGTCGAAGCGAGGCCTTCCAGTCTGGTTGGAGATCAGGGTGGCCAGACGAGCTTCGATCAGCTCTCCGTCCACGAAGCTTCCGTAGAGAGCCGTGCGTCCGTCCGGATAGACGTAGGCCACCGAGTCCCCGGTCATCTCGCCGTCCTCATTCACCTGGCCAAACACACAGCCGCCGTCCTGGATGCGCCACAGTACACACCAACAGGCACAACCACAGCGTTAACAACACGGATCAAACCTGTGCTCTGCATGAACCCACTGCTGATCATCATGATGAACCCTGAACTGACTCACAGGGTAGTAGACCCAGCACTCCCCACAGCGGCTGTTGTCCTTGTACTGGCCCTTGAACACCAGCCGACCCTCTCCATCCAACTCCTGAGCAGGACCGTTCAACTCGCCGTCCACATACGTCCCGTTGAGGACACTTCCATCTTCGTACGTGTAAACCGCCTGACCTTGCAGGGCGTCGTCCACATAGAACCCCTCCAAGGCACTGAGGGAAGAGACCAAGGACGCGAACTTTACATTCAACCATTTCCAGGTGAGATTCAATAGAGCGGGAGTTAAGAGGAAACACTCTGAGAAACAGAAGATGTCAGAAAAAAggtttattactccgccaaggaacgcggtgcagttatgtgacgatcggcgtacgtttgtctgtctggagCTTCACTGTTGTCTGActggggtttgctacatacatgacctaaatatgtagcaggactcagaaacaccccacagtttaatcatttgttccttgtatgattttcaactgataaatcagtcaatttgtagtaggattgcaatcatgtgatcatcagcaggtaactgacacagtgttcacttgttgtcatggttacagcgatgCCGTGCCAACAGCTGTATCTAGCAATGGGAAACCTTTAACATattcgtggatccagactatgagttgcatcactgctaaaatctaatcacttggtccttgtgtcattctgacctttcctgaaaattccatccaaatccgttagtctgtttttgagtaatgtttcaagAGTAAACCCGCCTCATCTTCAAAGTACCTTCCATCGAAGAAGAAGAACTTGCCCTTCCCGTTCTTCTCTCCGTGGGTGAAGTGTCCTTCGAATCGATCGCTGGATGAATAGGTCACCGTGCAGAAACCATGAGGCTGGCCGTCGTCATCCAACGGACCTGAACAACAGAGGAACAAATCTTAGAGAAGAACGACCACAGCCACCCAAGGGCTATTCACGCATTCATTCTATCATTCACTCATTCATTTCAAAAAACTGTCGTTTATCTTCCATTAACTCCGCTTATTAAAAATTTTAGCCTCTTCCCCAACCCAAAACAAAGATGCTAACCCTAatcctgcacagaaaacatggttTAAAGGGTTAGAAATAATTCAGATAATTAAACACGACGTTCAATGATTTAACGATCTTATCTAAAAGATCAGCTTCTCctcaaacagccacaaaataaaagaaataaaaccagtAACAGCTTCTAAATAAGATAAACAAACCAGTAACAGCTTCTAAAAAAGTTAATAAACCAGCAACACCTtctaaataagacaaataaaccAGTAACAGCTTCAAAATAAGATAAACAAACCAATAACACCTtctaaataagacaaataaaccAGTAacagcttcaaaataaaagaaataaaaccagtaacagcttcaaaataaaagaaataaaaccagtAACAGCATCTAAATAAGAATGCTGAATGTGATAAATAATGTCTCAGTCTGTGGAATAAACGCttcatttacattattttctatttttatgtttCGTATTTGGTCGGAAACCTCCAGCGGGACTCTGAGAGCCCTCATGCCGCATTCACTCGCCTGTCCGCCGGATACCTGCCTAAATCCAGGCCGGGGCTCTCCCTGCCGCCCAGCGGGCCCAGCGACGTTCTGACTCGGGGAGCATTTATGGGACCGGAACCTCCGAAACTCCGCATAAATCTGATCCCAACTCACGGAATGTCGACGTTTACATGATGCTAGCGGAAAGACAGAAAGTACAAACcttccaccacctcctccacgTTCTCATCATCGCTGtccatgctgctgctgccgggGACCACACCTCCGGGGATTGGTTCCGCCCGGAACGGTGCTGAGTCCTGATGACCGGATCCACTCACACGCTGTAGGACCATAATAGaaatataaataacaaataatctaaaaatatatGACTATATAACTCTAAATATATGAATCTAATATACAGATatataaatctaaatatttaaatCTAAATAACTAAATCTCAATCTACAAATATATAGATCTAACATCTGGTTGAAAGAAGCAATGCAGACTTTGTGTTTGAAACGACCAACGAACAGAAAGGCAACACTTTTGTCAACGTTTCCGTCATCTCCAACCTCTTCCTGATACTGACAAGGTTCTCCAACTCCACACCTGATTTATGCTTTGCTTCATATTTCCTGCAGCCACTGGAGGGCAGAGTCACTTCACTGTAAACACGTATGAGCATGAACAACTATTTCAATGATCTACTGAACGGACACAACAGGTACGGAAATGTGAAGTCCTCATATTCTTCAAAACAAACTGTATTGTCAGTAATCTGAGAACCTTCAGGGGCTGTAAATCCATTTacacaaagcacaaaaacacaagtggaCACATGATTCCAGACGAGCAGCAGGTGTTGATGTTTTAATCTCTTTCGTTGCTTTTCGTTCTCATGGGTGTTGCTGCAGGTAGGCAGGGCTTCATCAGCAGGAACATGACGGCGCTTGTTGTGGGATGTGTTTCCAGCAGGAAGTAGCAGCTGCTTGTTGTATAAAATAGACTTTGTTCTGGGGGAGAACTGTGAGGAGGGCTAGCGCTGTTCAGCAGAGCGATGGCATCCGACGGCCCTTTCCTGGTGGCTGCAGTGACCCTGATGTCGGCCACACACCTGGGTGAGTCCACAGCTGGTTTTGGTGCTCAGTGAAAGACATTCCAGGATTGTTGTCATGGTTCCAGCGCTTCCATAGGAGTGCTTTGGAGTACATGGAAAGAAGTTCTGTAGCAACAGGAGGCAAGATTCTTGCTTTTCATGCAATCAGTGATCAACAAATCACAGATGAAGTCACTGAGATTTTAGCTCTTCAGCAGTTTGGAGTTTTTTTCTACATAAATATCCACAGTCTCTTCAGAAGGCATTCAGATCCTCTCCAGTAGTAGATTTACTTTCAAGGATTCCAGATCAGTAGCAGCTTCTAGACGAGATAAATATACCAGCAACAGATTCTAAATGAGATAGATAAACCAGTAACAGCTACTAAGTCAACAAATCAGCTGTTTAGGAAATATCTAATTGTAATTTTCTGAACCAATACTGTCATATAATACCACATGTATTTTATAACAAAGTAACTTCTTGGTATTTCTTCTTAACAATATCTTTACTTTAACAATCACATTTAtacacaaaaaggacaaaaaacgacaatagaaaataaaacacatcaacAGACAACAAAGCCACTCACTCCTTTACAAAGCTTCTAACTGTTAGgaatttaaaaagtgtttctgGTTCAGATTAAACTAATGCTTTAGTTGTTTTAAATACATCATAACATCAGAAATTAATACACTCAGATCTTGGATCTTTCTGAATCCAGActttaaatgtagcatcaggTTTTCCTGGAGTGAAGAATCACTTCCCCCATATCGGGCTGAATCTGGTTCTTTTAGATCTTTTCTAACTTCCGACCAGATTTTAATCATACGTCTAACTATTGGGTCGCTGGTCTATTTCTGTAGAGTTTTCACTGTCAGAGTTCAGGTTCCTGTGAGTAAAGGGCACTTTGGTCCACAGACTAGTCAgcagtcaacaaaaacacaggagTACATCATCACCACACACTGCAAATAGCTCAGCAGGTGTGAGAATCAGATAATACTGTTCAAAAAGACAACGACAGACACATTTGGTCCTGCACCTGCATTGAATGAAAACAACTTTTACTCAGTGAACAGGAGATAATTCAATCATCCAGGACTGACTGGGCCTTCTATGGATCTACATCTGTATAAAACAGGGAATAACTAAGGTCATCCAGCACTCACTGGGCTGTCTATGGCTCtctataagataagataatactttatttatccAGAGGGACGTGCCTTTAGCCCTATATTGATCAAACAACAAGATTACACAGCATGAGACAATGAAGTGCAAggtagaaataataataaaagtataTCTCAGAACTGGAAATGGAGAATGAGTAAGCTAATATTAGATTAGAGTTTCAAACTCCATGGAGACAGTCTCCAGCTTCAAAAGATTTCAGTTTTTGATTTAATGAATCtggaaatatctgcaaaaacacattatcactttttattattcatttttaagtgTGACTgtcacctgtccaggtgaacatAGACCCTCGggcagctgggatagactgtAGGACTCTAATGAGGAGTAAGTCGTGTgtaaaggatggatggatggatggatggatggatggatgaatgaatgaatgaatggatggatgatggatggatggatgatgaatggatggatggatggatggacggacggacggacggacggactgatggatgatgaatggatggatggatgatgaattgatgatggatggatggatggatggatggatggatgataaattgatgatggatgatggatggatgatggatgatgaattgatggaggatggatggatggatggatggatgatgaattgatggtggatgatggatggatggatgatgaattgatggtggaggatggatggatggatggatgatgaattgatggtggatgatggatggatggatggatggatggatggatgatgaatttatggtggatggatggattgatggatgatggatggattattgAGAGTAGATGGCTGAGAAAAGTGTGTCATTTTATCCAGTTAGTCTTGAATGTAGACCACTGTTTTCTCAGGATACCTGGCCCGGCGGGTCGGAAGGTGCAGGATCGCTCTGAAGATCATGCCTCCTGTGGTCACTGGACCTCCAGAGTTTGAGAGGACTTTCCGTGCACAGTAAGAACAGAGAAGTACGATAAGATCGATGTGTCAGTTTAGACATATTATGATCCTTTTAGAGTGAAAGAATAGTTTGAACTTTTGGGAAATGTACTAAAGATCAGTAGACTCTAGATGggacacatttttataaaaCCTGCTTAGAGAAACGCTGTCTGAAACCATCCCAGGATTTTATTTGTTCTaaaatgaattatcttttttttctcagcattGAAGGACAACACATACTTGATGcatgcttcatttttttcattcagtaAGAGTCAAACAGAACATCCTCACTGGAACAATGATGGAACTTGGAgtgtaaataaaaattctgaagTTTAATAAGAAGAATCTCATGAAACAGTTCAGAAAATGTTGGTTTCATGTGCGAGATAAAGGGATCCATTATGTCTTGAGCACACATTTTGTACTTGTTCTGcctgtttgtcttcattttctaTCTACGTGGATCTTTTTGGGGTGAAAATTTGAGCTTCAGTGACGGTTTGCAGGTGAATGAAACCTGTCAGTGTCAGTTGTTCAGGATTTTATGACTTCATCAtcagattaaaatgaaaacaaatggtgGCTGCact containing:
- the setd7 gene encoding histone-lysine N-methyltransferase SETD7 isoform X1 produces the protein MVLQRVSGSGHQDSAPFRAEPIPGGVVPGSSSMDSDDENVEEVVEGPLDDDGQPHGFCTVTYSSSDRFEGHFTHGEKNGKGKFFFFDGSALEGFYVDDALQGQAVYTYEDGSVLNGTYVDGELNGPAQELDGEGRLVFKGQYKDNSRCGECWVYYPDGGCVFGQVNEDGEMTGDSVAYVYPDGRTALYGSFVDGELIEARLATLISNQTGRPRFDIAPNSPVYSYDKSTSSCIATHLLLPDPYENQRVFVADSMIRGAGQGLFAKMDAEADAVMSFYNGVRITHSEVDSRDWALNGNTISLDEDTVIDVPQPFDQADRYCASLGHKANHSFTPNCKYEPFVHPRFGQIKCIRTLRAVQKDEELTVAYGYDHEATGKNGPEAPDWYKRELEAFQQRRAAPTGQ
- the setd7 gene encoding histone-lysine N-methyltransferase SETD7 isoform X2 → MRSFGGSGPINAPRVRTSLGPLGGRESPGLDLGPLDDDGQPHGFCTVTYSSSDRFEGHFTHGEKNGKGKFFFFDGSALEGFYVDDALQGQAVYTYEDGSVLNGTYVDGELNGPAQELDGEGRLVFKGQYKDNSRCGECWVYYPDGGCVFGQVNEDGEMTGDSVAYVYPDGRTALYGSFVDGELIEARLATLISNQTGRPRFDIAPNSPVYSYDKSTSSCIATHLLLPDPYENQRVFVADSMIRGAGQGLFAKMDAEADAVMSFYNGVRITHSEVDSRDWALNGNTISLDEDTVIDVPQPFDQADRYCASLGHKANHSFTPNCKYEPFVHPRFGQIKCIRTLRAVQKDEELTVAYGYDHEATGKNGPEAPDWYKRELEAFQQRRAAPTGQ